In a single window of the Deltaproteobacteria bacterium genome:
- the fliG gene encoding flagellar motor switch protein FliG: MAQSNALDARKLTGPQKAAVFLMIMGEEFTSEMLKKMDEEEVGTLASHMSVIEYVPPDVMRNVLTEFAENIETNQLVIKGDAFLKALMDLGLDKEKADTIYKEIERGKKNAPFNYLEAMDTKDLINLIKGEHPQTIALILVHLSSGRAAEILNGLPSETQGKLAMRIAEINRVPKEVIKEVDNALRKELLSRGDAGGGKKVGGVGALADMLNEVDRETEENVLSAIEEERAEIADEVRQLMFIFEDLLKVDDRGMREILKQVESQQLSIALKTASEEMREKIFGNLSSRAGEMLREDMEVMGPVKLSEVERAQQNIIRVARELEAEGKVVLAKGKEDVLV, translated from the coding sequence ATGGCACAGAGTAATGCCTTAGATGCTCGAAAATTGACGGGGCCACAGAAGGCAGCAGTCTTTCTTATGATCATGGGAGAAGAGTTTACCTCAGAAATGCTAAAGAAGATGGATGAGGAAGAGGTTGGCACGCTTGCCTCCCATATGTCGGTTATCGAATACGTCCCTCCTGATGTCATGAGAAACGTTCTAACAGAGTTTGCAGAAAATATTGAAACCAATCAATTAGTAATCAAAGGAGATGCCTTTTTAAAGGCTCTTATGGATCTTGGCTTGGACAAGGAGAAGGCCGACACCATTTACAAGGAAATCGAAAGAGGCAAAAAGAACGCCCCCTTTAATTATCTTGAGGCGATGGATACCAAGGACCTTATAAACCTCATTAAAGGGGAACATCCTCAGACCATTGCCTTGATACTGGTTCATCTGAGTTCGGGGAGGGCTGCCGAAATTTTGAATGGATTGCCAAGCGAGACGCAGGGTAAGTTGGCAATGCGAATCGCGGAAATCAATCGCGTGCCTAAGGAAGTCATCAAGGAAGTAGACAACGCGCTCAGAAAGGAGCTTCTGAGCCGAGGCGACGCAGGGGGTGGGAAGAAAGTCGGCGGGGTTGGCGCCCTTGCCGATATGCTGAATGAAGTCGACAGAGAGACCGAAGAAAACGTGCTGAGTGCAATTGAAGAAGAGAGAGCGGAAATCGCCGATGAAGTCAGGCAACTGATGTTTATCTTTGAAGATCTGCTTAAGGTAGATGATCGCGGCATGCGTGAGATCTTAAAGCAGGTGGAGAGTCAGCAACTAAGCATAGCGCTGAAGACTGCCTCAGAAGAAATGAGGGAGAAGATCTTTGGCAATCTGTCGTCAAGGGCAGGAGAGATGCTTCGTGAGGATATGGAGGTTATGGGACCCGTGAAACTGAGCGAAGTTGAAAGGGCCCAACAGAATATAATCCGGGTTGCCAGGGAACTTGAAGCTGAGGGGAAGGTGGTTCTCGCGAAAGGGAAAGAAGATGTCCTTGTCTAG
- the fliF gene encoding flagellar M-ring protein FliF, with the protein MRALIEQFIAVFKAMPTPKKVTMAIVLAFVVTGFAMMFFWANQVDYQLLYGNLSQEDAGKIVSKLREQRISYKLGGGGATVLVPADKVYELRLTLANDGLPVGGHVGFEIFDQTNFSTTEFVQRLNYQRALQGELVRTINDFREVEHCRVLLVMPEDSLFVEDSKPPSASVLLKLGSPLAPDKVAGIVHLVASAVEGLVPEQVTIVDSSGKVLFKGPNQADQSALLTSNRLDYQRQIEARIGGRIQSILEGIVGKGKAIVRVSADIDLDQIDFSEEKYDPDSSVIRSRQRKSELSEKDRAKGSAARLETTNQGTIPVQGTDARTRSQKDDEVVNYEINRVTRHVTKPSGGVERLSAAAAVDGNYEVATAEDGSETKKYVPRSKEELQELEKIVKRAMGFDEDRGDQVYVSSFPLSLSSDISGIFERPGIDWLGLARQYSKTALNLVLVILVFLFVVRPLLRSVKEIGTIGESAKRLPALEGESGTTALPEGQSESAALPEPKDKSIRERIMRLARDNAERTEQLLRGWLHEEK; encoded by the coding sequence ATGAGAGCGCTTATCGAACAGTTTATTGCCGTTTTCAAGGCCATGCCCACTCCTAAGAAGGTTACCATGGCAATTGTGCTGGCGTTTGTGGTGACCGGCTTTGCCATGATGTTTTTCTGGGCCAATCAGGTTGATTATCAACTTCTATACGGTAATCTTTCCCAGGAGGACGCAGGCAAGATCGTATCCAAGCTAAGGGAACAGAGGATTTCATACAAGCTTGGCGGTGGAGGCGCCACGGTCTTGGTCCCAGCCGACAAGGTCTATGAATTGCGACTGACCCTGGCCAATGACGGGTTGCCCGTAGGAGGTCATGTAGGCTTTGAGATTTTTGATCAGACGAATTTCAGCACCACCGAATTTGTCCAGAGGCTCAACTATCAAAGGGCGCTTCAAGGCGAACTAGTGAGAACTATTAACGATTTCCGAGAGGTTGAACATTGCCGCGTCCTGTTGGTCATGCCTGAAGACTCTCTGTTTGTCGAAGACAGCAAGCCCCCATCGGCCTCTGTGCTGCTGAAGCTCGGGTCTCCGCTTGCTCCTGATAAGGTCGCAGGGATTGTTCATCTTGTGGCAAGCGCTGTGGAGGGGCTTGTGCCCGAGCAGGTTACGATCGTTGATTCCTCCGGCAAGGTGTTGTTCAAGGGGCCGAATCAGGCCGATCAGTCGGCTCTTTTGACCAGCAATAGGCTCGATTATCAACGTCAGATAGAGGCGCGGATCGGAGGGCGTATTCAGAGTATATTGGAAGGTATTGTGGGCAAAGGCAAGGCAATAGTGCGTGTCAGCGCTGACATAGACCTTGATCAGATCGATTTTAGTGAAGAGAAGTATGACCCCGACAGCAGTGTGATCAGGAGCAGACAGCGCAAATCTGAGTTGTCTGAAAAAGACAGGGCAAAGGGATCGGCAGCTCGTCTTGAGACTACCAATCAGGGCACTATCCCTGTTCAGGGGACTGACGCAAGGACGCGATCTCAGAAAGACGATGAAGTCGTCAACTACGAGATAAACAGAGTCACGCGACATGTCACAAAGCCTTCTGGGGGAGTTGAGAGACTTTCGGCAGCAGCAGCCGTGGATGGAAACTATGAAGTAGCTACGGCCGAAGATGGGTCAGAAACAAAAAAATACGTGCCAAGAAGCAAAGAAGAACTGCAGGAGCTTGAAAAGATCGTAAAAAGAGCTATGGGCTTTGATGAGGACCGCGGCGACCAGGTCTATGTAAGTTCTTTCCCACTTTCACTTTCATCTGACATAAGCGGGATCTTTGAAAGGCCAGGGATAGACTGGTTGGGCCTGGCGCGTCAGTACTCCAAGACAGCGCTTAATTTGGTGCTGGTCATCCTGGTTTTTCTGTTTGTGGTTCGACCGCTCCTGAGATCAGTCAAAGAAATCGGCACGATTGGTGAAAGCGCAAAACGGTTGCCTGCTTTGGAAGGGGAATCAGGAACAACTGCCTTGCCGGAGGGGCAATCCGAATCGGCTGCGTTGCCTGAACCCAAGGATAAAAGCATACGGGAGCGGATAATGAGGCTGGCACGAGACAATGCAGAAAGAACCGAACAATTGCTCAGGGGTTGGTTGCACGAGGAAAAGTGA
- the fliE gene encoding flagellar hook-basal body complex protein FliE codes for MSDLIIQSKIRPDAFSAGGKARGKSGGFSAFIKQAVKDVNDMEIEADRSIEKLAKGQVGIHETMISLQKADISLRLLLQVRNKAMDAYREVMRMQF; via the coding sequence ATGAGCGATTTAATAATTCAGAGCAAGATCCGTCCTGATGCTTTTAGCGCAGGGGGAAAAGCTCGCGGTAAATCCGGAGGGTTTTCTGCTTTTATCAAACAAGCTGTCAAAGACGTGAACGACATGGAGATTGAGGCTGACAGGTCCATCGAGAAACTCGCGAAAGGACAGGTGGGTATCCATGAGACTATGATTTCCCTTCAAAAGGCCGATATTTCCCTAAGACTTCTCCTTCAGGTTCGAAACAAGGCCATGGATGCCTATAGGGAGGTTATGAGAATGCAGTTCTAG
- the flgC gene encoding flagellar basal body rod protein FlgC produces MDFLTALHISSTGLTAQRTTMNVISTNLANVNTTRTPGGIPYRRRVALMEAKPVEDFESALNSQSESLCGVGVSEIVEEMTPFRQVYRPGHPDANEMGYVSFPNVNVVTETTDIMLARRSYEANVTAISATKRMALKALEIGK; encoded by the coding sequence ATGGATTTCCTGACTGCGCTTCACATTAGTAGCACAGGTCTGACAGCCCAGAGAACAACAATGAATGTCATTTCCACGAATCTCGCTAACGTGAATACGACCCGTACCCCAGGAGGTATCCCGTACAGGAGAAGAGTTGCCCTTATGGAGGCAAAACCTGTGGAGGATTTTGAGTCAGCGCTGAATTCGCAGTCTGAGTCATTGTGTGGCGTGGGCGTGAGTGAAATTGTCGAAGAGATGACGCCTTTCAGGCAGGTGTATAGACCTGGTCATCCGGATGCGAACGAAATGGGCTATGTGTCTTTTCCAAACGTTAATGTGGTTACTGAAACGACAGACATCATGCTTGCCAGGAGATCCTATGAGGCAAATGTAACCGCAATCTCAGCAACCAAGAGAATGGCGCTGAAGGCCCTTGAGATAGGGAAGTAG
- the flgB gene encoding flagellar basal body rod protein FlgB, with translation MPIKSLFGKTYQVIERSLEIGKVRHGLIASNVANVDTAGYKAGEIDFDKALKDALEKRRVGLTQTHPRHFGIPGLGAGNYEISHAEQSWVDIDREMSKLAENNLRYQTSIEVLLRKFSALKHTIAEGGR, from the coding sequence ATGCCAATCAAGTCTCTGTTTGGAAAAACATATCAGGTTATTGAGCGATCTCTTGAGATAGGAAAGGTGCGACACGGTCTCATAGCCAGCAATGTCGCCAATGTGGATACAGCGGGCTACAAGGCCGGAGAGATTGATTTTGACAAGGCCCTAAAGGATGCCCTTGAAAAAAGGAGAGTTGGCCTTACACAAACTCATCCCCGTCATTTTGGAATCCCGGGATTGGGGGCAGGAAACTACGAAATCTCTCATGCAGAGCAGTCCTGGGTTGACATTGACAGAGAGATGTCAAAATTGGCGGAAAACAATCTGCGGTACCAGACGAGCATTGAGGTTCTCTTGAGAAAGTTTTCTGCCTTGAAACACACCATAGCCGAAGGAGGACGATAA
- a CDS encoding sigma-54-dependent Fis family transcriptional regulator, with translation MDSKKSILLVEDKYEERMALHDSLRGWGFDVTAVSDGVRGFEKFNAKDYNLVISDLKMPNMDGIGLLTKIKEQRNNVPVILISGYGTVELAVEAMRLGAFDFMVKPLSPKLIETVVKTAAGNGSPLSGKHDSKPSEPIIITRSYQLLRLLDLAKKVADSKASIFIQGESGTGKELLARFIHNESGGRNKPFVALNCAALPDGLLESELFGHEKGSFTGAITRKLGKFELAHGGTILLDEISEMNIHLQAKLLRVLQESEVDRVGGHNPIPIDVRVIATTNQDLESAVEEKNFRADLYYRLNVIPMKIPPLRERKEDIPPLLDYFTTKYNRMNGRNVKGLTNDAARALVQMEWPGNVRELENTTERAVLLCEGDLIEKDDLFLGDPPRIAGEASFPVAGSIREMERKMIFSALDQTEGNRTHAADILGISVRTLRNKLNEYRQKMETF, from the coding sequence GGTTTGACGTGACTGCCGTCAGCGATGGTGTCAGAGGCTTCGAAAAATTCAACGCCAAGGACTACAACCTTGTCATCAGCGACCTGAAGATGCCGAATATGGACGGCATCGGGCTACTGACCAAGATTAAGGAACAGAGAAATAACGTTCCGGTCATTCTCATCTCTGGATACGGGACGGTTGAGTTGGCTGTTGAAGCTATGAGGCTGGGCGCCTTTGACTTCATGGTAAAGCCACTTTCGCCAAAACTCATTGAGACTGTGGTGAAGACGGCTGCAGGGAATGGTTCGCCTTTATCAGGAAAGCACGATTCTAAACCATCAGAACCCATTATTATAACGAGAAGTTATCAACTGCTTCGTCTATTGGACCTGGCAAAAAAAGTAGCCGATAGCAAGGCTTCCATTTTTATCCAAGGCGAAAGTGGCACAGGAAAGGAGCTTTTGGCCCGCTTTATTCACAATGAAAGCGGTGGGCGGAACAAGCCTTTTGTTGCCCTTAACTGCGCGGCCCTTCCGGACGGACTTCTGGAAAGTGAACTTTTTGGCCATGAGAAGGGATCATTTACAGGGGCGATAACCAGAAAGCTTGGAAAGTTCGAATTGGCACATGGCGGCACTATACTTCTTGATGAAATAAGTGAGATGAATATCCACCTCCAGGCGAAACTGCTGCGGGTTTTGCAGGAATCGGAAGTTGACCGGGTGGGGGGGCACAATCCTATCCCCATCGATGTTCGGGTGATTGCAACGACGAACCAGGACCTTGAGTCAGCCGTAGAAGAAAAAAACTTCCGGGCAGATCTCTATTATCGCTTGAACGTAATTCCAATGAAAATTCCACCACTGCGTGAGAGAAAGGAAGATATCCCCCCGCTGCTTGACTATTTTACTACCAAGTACAACAGGATGAACGGTCGTAATGTCAAGGGCTTGACAAATGATGCCGCCAGGGCCCTTGTCCAAATGGAGTGGCCCGGTAACGTCAGAGAGCTTGAGAATACCACAGAGCGGGCCGTGCTCTTGTGTGAAGGGGATCTTATTGAAAAGGACGATCTGTTTCTGGGCGACCCACCCAGGATAGCTGGTGAAGCGTCATTTCCAGTGGCAGGCTCTATTAGAGAGATGGAAAGAAAGATGATTTTTAGTGCCCTTGACCAGACCGAAGGGAATAGGACCCATGCTGCTGACATCCTCGGCATTAGTGTACGAACGTTACGGAACAAATTGAATGAATACCGGCAAAAGATGGAAACGTTCTAA